CCGCCTTCGCGCCGCTATACGCCGGAATCTTCGTCAGGGGGGTAAAGGCATTCATCGAGGAAATGTTGATGACCACCCCTGCCCCGGCTTTCGCCATGGACTTGGTGAACACCTGGGTCGGCAGAAGCGTGCCCAGGAAATTCAGATTGAACACAAACTCGATGCCCTTGGGATCGAGATCATAAAACGTGGTGATCCCCTCGACCGCCTGGTTCAGATCCTCAGGCATCAGGTACTCGCGTGAGGTCGTGCCTTTGGGATGATTGCCGCCAGCGCCATTGACCAGGATCGATACCGCGCCCAGCTCTTTTTCGACGAGAACATTCGCCTGCTCCAGGCTGGCCTTGTCGAGGACATTGCACGCCACGCCGATGGCCTGGCCGCCGGCGGCCTTGATCTCGGCCGCAACCCGGTCCGCATTCTCCTGCTTGAGGTCGGCCACCGCCACCTTAGCGCCACATTGGGCCAATGCCTTGGCCATCGTACTGCACAACACTCCGCCGCCGCCGGTCACCAGCGCGACTTGTCCCTTAAGATTCACGGTCATCGGTACTTTCACACACACCTCATTTAGTTGTTTCCAAGCCACCCAGTTCCGCCGGCGCATGTTTCAGCCGGTACAGAATTTCGCCCGCTTTGG
The sequence above is a segment of the bacterium genome. Coding sequences within it:
- a CDS encoding SDR family oxidoreductase; translated protein: MKVPMTVNLKGQVALVTGGGGVLCSTMAKALAQCGAKVAVADLKQENADRVAAEIKAAGGQAIGVACNVLDKASLEQANVLVEKELGAVSILVNGAGGNHPKGTTSREYLMPEDLNQAVEGITTFYDLDPKGIEFVFNLNFLGTLLPTQVFTKSMAKAGAGVVINISSMNAFTPLTKIPAYSGAKAAVSNFTQWLAVHFSKVGVRVNAIAPGFFLTDQNRALLTKPDGSLTARGNTIIAHTPMGKFGSSEDLVGVLLWLVSAEAAGFVTGTVIPVDGGFSAFSGV